One Verrucomicrobiia bacterium genomic window, ACAGCCCGGCGCGGATGGCGGAGGAAGTGCAGGCGGTGGGTTACACGTTTCCCTACCTGTTTGATGAAACCCAGGCGGTGGCCAAGGCGTATCGGGCGGCGTGCACGCCGGATTTCTTTGTGTTTGACCGTCAGCGGCGGCTGTTTTACCGGGGGCAGTTTGACGACAGCCGGCCGCGGGTGGAGCAGCCGTTACCGGTGACGGGGAGGGATTTGCGGGTGGCGCTGGAGGCGGCCCTGGCGGGGCAGGCCCCGCCGGCAGTGCAGAAGCCCAGCCTGGGGTGCAACATTAAATGGAAGCCGGGCAACGAGCCTGATTATTTCAAAGTTTGAGGGTGGGCCGGGCGGGATTTGGGGCTGGAGGATGGCAGGGGGGAAGCGCCGCCGTTAAGAGGGGGCGTGGGGGCGCGGGGGAATAACATTGACAGGCGGGACGGCGTACGGGATTTTTTGCGTCTTTCAATATGGGAAAAGCAGCGTCCAAACAGCGGGGCCGCAGCAGGGTGA contains:
- a CDS encoding thioredoxin family protein, which codes for MAKTYSTMLELGTPAPDFRLPDPVGRVYTLSDFAGAPVLLVMFLCNHCPYVKHIRRELAALVREFQPRGVAAVGINANDVQAYPEDSPARMAEEVQAVGYTFPYLFDETQAVAKAYRAACTPDFFVFDRQRRLFYRGQFDDSRPRVEQPLPVTGRDLRVALEAALAGQAPPAVQKPSLGCNIKWKPGNEPDYFKV